The nucleotide sequence TTGTTTTATTGACAAGGAAACCTTAAGAAGTCTCTATTTGATTTTGATTAGCTGCGGCTAAGAGACATGGATGGTTTCCTTTATATGTTTAGTAATGTGTAGCTTTTGAAAGTTGACTTTTTTATCattgagaattttattatataatatatacaactGTTACCATTcgtgtaaattataatagtgCATAGTGGTGTCAATTCCATACATCTGTCCCATCTGTTtctatttgttaatattgaaGGTGCAGTccttaataagaaaaatagaatgctatattatacattaaattgtGCCAAGTTAGTGCCTAGATTTCTAGAAAATCTCTCCCAATTCAGTCTTACTGTCATTACCATTCGTTTGATGTAGTTGACTTATGACGACTCTGATAGTCGATCTCCAACGGTGATTCAAACTGCAATTGGCTTCTTCgttgatgaatattttaaagcaaGGTGGAAAGAGTCTTGTAAATCATGTTATTTATGATAATCAATTATTGAAGAAATTGCAATTCTTTTtacacattaattttatacatcaaGTCATCTTCAACTCCTTGTTTCAATTTGTCCCACCcaaagtaacaaaaaaatagacAATTCCATCAGTTTTTACACATACGGTAGACACAGAAATAGGAAATGCTAAGTAactttataataacatatttccATGCATCGCTGAAGAAAAAACTGTTAGCCCCGTCATTACACGACGTTGGATAATACACCAAATGTGCTTAGGTAGGAACGGTAAATCGCgaaaaatcatgaaattaGATAAATGTAGGTTTGAGAGCTACCGCCCGACAAAGTACTTCAATTGTAGATGTAGATTAAGGCCATTGCTCATTTGAGGTTAAACACGCCGACTCTCCCAACTTTGGAGAAACACGTGGTCCGTCGTGTCTGCTTTCGAGAGCAGCGAGTCACAAAGATCGTGCAAATCGAAGGGCAACCGATCGGAACTCACTTTAGTGGCGTTTCTGCGTCCAGCGGATGTCTCGTGTAACGTGGATGCTCTCTTGCGCGGCATTTTTATCCACGCGGCGGCACACGCGACAATATTGGCGTGTGTTCACTCACGTCGACGAGAGAAGCGCGTTGATTCACGATAAGCCGTGAGACTCGTGAGAGTGGAAGCGGCAAAGCGGCAAAGGCAGGCGTGGCGAGGAGACTGAGGAGAGGCGAATGAagcgaaccgaaccgaaatGCGGAAACCGGTGGAACGCCGCACCAAATGCACGACCGCTGCCGACAGTGCCGACGCAATCATTACGTCGGCTTGCGTCGGCTCCTTTGATGACGATACTACCGTCGTGATCACGTGACTCATGAGCAAGCAATGTCCAAGGTCCAAGCGATCGATAGAGGCTCAATGCGCCGACGCGAATGTGCGATAACTGTTACGTGCAAAACGTAATGTAATGTTTTAAAGTGTTgataagatagaaaaaaaagttctaGATAGAAAAATCCTATCCTTTTGACCAACTttggctacggtcaacgtacgtgacgctacaaatgctttggagcgttcttcttctctttctttcttcattgaaagaaaagagaagaggaatgcttcgaagcatttgtagcgtcacatTGACCGTAGCCTTTGTTTGGCAACAATATAGGCAagcaaagttaaaataaaatagtatattgagTCGAAGGGGCATTCGCTTTGCATTACAGGACAAGAACTCGTAAGAGACTCAGCTTAATCAGGCTCAATCGAGTAACAGAGTTCTTCTAAGATATAGTCATAGTCAAATAGTGTCCTAATATCAAAAGTAATGATTgatttgattttttgaaatggaGTCAGTATTTGAGAAAGACGGCATCTGTTAGATAAGAATAAGTTCTATCACAGCTATTGAGCTATGTTGGACACAGGGAGAAGCTGCGGGGAGAAACACACTttcctttttatctttatgtaCAAgatagcaaaataaaaaatctgatattATGTTAGGGACATAATACTATAAGGCACTATTTGTTAGAGAATCGTTTTACAGATGTTttgagaattttaaaaatctaaaaattctgCAAGAGCAACTACTGCACGCAACATAATGCGCGTGAACAAACTAGATAGATATAATCCCGATGACTCACCTACGAGACTGCAATGTATCACGCCCTTATGCGTCActattaaattagttttttacTAATGAATAACTGCAGCAATTTGTGTCTAATTTTTgctaaaatgtattttatgagATACTATATTAAGGAAGTAATTAAACTAAGAAaatctgatatttattttatatattgtaatttttttatcatagtTTTCAATATTGGAATAtcctatatttatttttactacatATTTCAAGATGTAATATtagaatcttttatttaattagtttgTGTGAGAtcttaaaatctatttataataaatcgtaataataaaacatagtGTGCAAAAGTTtgtcattaaaattgaataatattctaaGCAGTGCTTAGTTGATTCGTGAATAGAGAAACATCGgtatagaaagagaaattaaacattaaaatataaattaaatgaaagtATAAATCACATATAATTTCTGAGATTTAATCAATAGGTACCAAAAGTAGATACTGACATTaaacttaaaaagaaaagatatgaattaaaaattctttctgcTGTTATGctgtgtaaaaattattgccacttttcttatattacgtatataataagtgtaaaatttttggaggatTTCAAGCAACACGAACAAATTTATCGAATCTACTTGAATCGACTTTTCTTACGTCGCATATTGTAAACACAACTTCGGGCGAATAACTACTTTTTGGCGACGTAAGAAAATTCATGTAAATGTTGTcaaattcgttaattaatgcCATTATACATAACATGAATCAAGGAAATTCTTCAGTTCAGTCGAGAAAGAGACTTTCAAAAAATGCCTTAATCTTGTCACACGACAGCAATTGCAAGTAGGTTATATTAGGATGTTATGATTGTAACGatgaaaaatatgcattttctTAGTAATTATTCAACGTATTgctttttgagaaataataattaagaaataatatctcgCGCTCTAGATTAAAGACATTGCCTTCATCAACATGTATATCGGATACCTCAACGGGAGATCTGAAGACAGATCTATCGAAAGATAGCAAAATCATGCTTAGTTATGGCAAATCTTCAACTCGAGTTAATAAAACGGTAGCTGtgcgatatatacatatattatggaTATAAGTTGTCAAATTATGttgtgtcaaattatattaattcattcGGTTATTAGGTTTCCAATGCGAATCTTTCCGCGAGAAAATTGTGGAACAATGTATCCAAGATGACTAGAAATTCCGTTGCTGTAAATGATGTAATCGAAGAAggttttgtattttacaatctttctattttataataatacaagaCACATGGGTTGGAAAGAAGttaattactatttaaatttaaatgcgtAACAGAATTTATTAGCGTTTTTAAAGAGAGTTTTACATTATAAGCATTGAGCACTTGTAATTCTTTTcacttgtaattttatttggtGTTGTATATCCGCTATCGCGAAATGTATTGATTTTTAGAAAGTGAGCTTATTGGTATGTTGACGAAACAATTGCATCAAGCTGAGTCACAAATGCGAAAGATGCAATCCGTTTTGACGAAAGCTGAGGAAGGCTTGCGAACTAAAGATCAGGAAGTTGGACGCTTAAAGCGGAAGGTTCTCTGTACgctttatttacaataatctaAGAATGtagtattatttcataatattcatAGTCAGCTTAGTAGAGAGCTGGTCGTTTCGTATTTGTATTGtgtgtttattaaatttagttataaaatatcgaattcaTTTCTTTGCGTATtttgttcttatattttttcgttatacTCTTATGAACTGTTTTTCGATACaatttctctcctttttttcggATGATATATCACGTTACTTTGGTAGATTAAAGAATGGGAAACTAAGTACAAGAGTCAGGAGTTGCTACGAAAGAAAGAGCAACGAAATCAAGCTAGTAATTCCGAATATTTCTATCAACGATGTCTAACGCTAGAACACAAGATCAGCGAGATGGAggtttaaatttatgttttaaatatgtccgtcctgtatatttaaaacataattagtaattagcaATTGCGTCATTTTGATATTGCAGAAATTCTTAGCTGATTACGGGTTAATATGGGTGGGTGACCCCAAAAATACGACAAACGTAGATGGTAGCAAGTAATTAGAATAAACTATTTGCTATTGGCTAGAAGTAGAAGTAATCGATCTAACAATTATAATTCCATTGTAGTAATTATATCAACGCCTGCTATGAGCAGTTAGTTGCGAATATCGATCAGTTGAACCTAGCTGCGGGAAAGGGTGAAGTTCACATTCATCATAATGAGAAAGGAGGAGGAGCGACATTCAAAGTAATGCTCTAGTTTTGTATACGGCGTacttctatattatttaaatatttacgagaTTTACGCTTACAAAATTACGCACgtgatacatatttaatatatttcgcaAATGTCAgagaagaatattaatttattattgattagttagaattaatatgtttattaataatttagtgATTACACTTACACATATTGTCAATCAGcattttctttatacattttaattaaagactcCTCCCTGCATGacgttgaaattttataaaaacggTATGTGCGTCAATGGAGAACCATTGCGATCTTACAATGATCCATCTGCAATTTCGTTTATCCGCGATATTCTGGATGGATATTTTCCATCTGAATTGCAACAAGAATATCCTGATGGAGTGCCCTTTATGGTAAATGTAGAATAGTGAAAcagaattttagaaaatatacatacatatgagatatatttttcgcGCTTTTTCCCTGGATTCTTTGATCAGTACGGgactaataaaatttagcccgcattttcttataattataatttgtacttgCATTCGTAGATCGAAGATCGTAGAACAGAATTGCACGTAGATGATTCCGCTTGCTTTCCTGGCCAAGGATATCGGCTGGGAAAGCAAACTCCAGTAGATAACTTGTTATCGACAAATTTACGGAGATCAAATAACGTTTACCAAAGATCTACTCGTGCAATCCCTTCGGCAAAAGATAACACTTCCGAGAACATTCCGTTTTTATCACTTCCAGACCGGTAATATCACtacttttaaacaaataaatattcaagtaCCTGACTTTTCTATACCGCAATATACATCCTGAAataagcaaattaaaaataagcaaatttatcttataattataaagaaattataagctgattattattacgtattgctaaaaaatttataacgcaTTTTTATACTCTCTATTAGTTTATTGGATCCCAAAATCTCGGAATCGCCTTCTGTCGATCTATTTTCCCTGAGATCGCAGATTTTAGCTTCACACAATAATATCTGCTCCAGTTCCCATCTTCAGTCACATATTAATGCCGAATTGGCACGAAGCAGTCGGCGAGAAAAAGTAAATCTTTAGTTATCTGCTAAAATGTCTGaatatggaaatattataatattttgtatattaatattatatatattatatatatttctgccccgaaaaagagagaattagCCACAAAAAATATGGAGTATGATATGAGTGAGCAATCATCTAAATCAAGAGATACCTTGAGATCTGCAAGTAATAGTAGAACGAGACACCATAGCGTTTCTGATAGATCATCATCAAGgtttttttccataaataaaataatcaacatttatttatgtactCAAGTTAAATTTTCCTAGTAGGTCACAGATTGTTGAAAATCGCCTCCGATTACGTTCGAAATCCGCCAGTTCGTCGGGAGAGCGATTGGGTATCAGTCAATCAGTATTACGGTCTAAAACATTAAGCACAgcggaaataaataatatcaatgagCTTAAGATTACCAATCTCACCTCTGAATATTTCGCGATGAAACATCCTCGAGGTTCGAGATCGGCTACTTGTGCAAGAAAGAGTACGGTGAGAAACATATCAGTCAAGTTAACAGTCAGAAAACTGAATAGAAGATATGTAAAAGTCagatatattcaaaatttttatttaaaaaatcaaattttactaTTTCAGCCTCCATTATTGCGCCAGGTTAATGAAGCTATTGGAAAATCGAATGAGCTTCGATTAAAAGTTAGATCGTTAACCGGTAGTACTATATATCTAGTGCATGTCTTGGCCGATGAATCAGTGGCAAAATTATACGAATTACTTGATAAAGCTATGCAAACATCTGGGCATAGAGGGTATAAAGTGGTGTTGAGCGGGTGAGGAAATATCTGACTGTTTAGCTTGATATtctcaatttataaaaattaataataattacaaaaataatttgcaaaagttatttaatcttttatcttCCGTTTTCAAATTCACAATTGATATCGTTACTTAAAGGTATTCGCCGAAGAGATTGCTACGTGTAAATACATCGTTAAAAGAAAGCGGAATCAATAGAGATTGCGTTCTCCATCTTGTAAATGATTAAACTTATCAACTCGTAAAAGtagattttgtatttatactaTTGTGTAAAAGAGACAAATACGTAACGTACGTAACGTAATTTTCGTATGGAAaccataaaaatatgtaatcttttatgtttaaatttacaaataaaataatcgtgtataatttatattgcgtTCTTTCGAACTTTATTTCtaaactaaatattatattttgtcgaattaatacgaatatatatgCATAGAAACAATAATGTACAGGAACATAATACAGAGGTAAATGCTGAACAGTAAAGGctgcgtttcgatattcactgcaaGTACTGAagatctatagtttacgtcacgtacactatagattttcagtactggcagtgaatattgGAATGCAGTCTAGAAAGCAACGGATAAGTACAAATATAACTGTTATCAATAATAGCTGATTAGTttgatgtttatttttaagtgtacTAGCTTAATGTAGATTTTGTTGATTAATAACTTCTAGtctactaattattttaataagataaattgataaatgatagataatatcttcaaaaaatgTTGATAAATATCGGGCCAtgaaatagattttatctTAGTATGGTACATATTTTGATACCAATGTTTTCCTGGTTGAATGAATTTGCATACCTATACAAAAGGTTGGGAGCAGAGAATAGTATCTTCATTGTAATTAACCCTAGGCCATTGCTCCGTGATTTAGGTTTGTAATTACAGAGTGGATTGATTTATGATTCTGTTACTAGTTATGTATCAGCACGTAAAGTTCTAATATGTAAAGATTAAAgtgcaattaatattacattttcttaaataaatctctctcttttctcatTACTAatgttattcaaaattttatcctGTTAcactattttataaattattgccaAGTATGTCTTTACTggtttgattaaattaattttaaatttaatgattaaatattttattatatttattaaatgtaaaataaaagtaaaatattgttttagaaataatttagatgattttataaacagtataataatatgtgattgcgataacattattatttatatgattatgtTATTTTGAAATGTAAGAATTGAACATAAATGTAAACCTGTagaaagcaatattttatagcTCCGGAAGcgttttcttcttatttcgTTGCTTCTTCGCCAAATTAATAACGAccgcaaatttaataaaaagttatcaaaaataataaacgaaaacATAATATGTTTCTACCAAGGGTTTCtgttaatacataaaaagaatCGTCTTgtttttactataatattcattactaatatttatttactaatattcAGATTCATTACTATGTGCGCCCAGATTTACGCATATTGATAACATACATGTGATATGCAATTGATTAAGTAACATGATAGTATGCGTATGTTGCGTCAGGAAAATTATGGAATTTCCTATTATCATCAACGCAAACCACGTCGTGATAGCTCCGAGCTCTATCAATCAACGGGATAGGACTCGCGTAGATTTATCTATGGGCTTCCGCCGACGGATCTGTCAGCGGATGCTTTTCGATCAGATATCGTAGTGGGGCGGTTAATAAGAGGTCCTGTTTGTCAATCGATATCCAAACGGGATGACACTCCCCCGGGAAATTTCTGGCGTATTCCGCTCGTAAATTTCACGAGTACCAAGCGATCCGGATTGCACTTAGAAgcataattattgaaaataaagaaacacaATGAACTTTATCGAGCGCCCGCATTATCGTAAAATGAAACTAATAGAGAAATCTTGtctttgtgtgtgtgtacaatCAATGGTAACACGCATGCATACAGTAATGAATATGCTTATATTTCGAAACACTTCTTTTAGCGGTAACAAGTAAAGTTATGTTATATGTGgggcattatttttttaagtaatccATCCTAATTgctaaagtttttaaattatgctgAAATTTGcacaaattgtaatatatcaaAACAAGTTGAACGCGgcgtaaatgataaaaatccAAGTTTCTGTAAGTAGACAATCCGTTGGACGTAATGGGTTAAAAAATTTggacaattattttagttttaataggaatacaatttttgtgcAAATTTTAGCAACGGAAAACTTTggaagtataattaaattatacgtgAGAAATAGTCTATAGCGCGGATaagaaattgttaatataattcttcgtAATATCTTAAGCCAGATGAACAgtgttacttttatatttctattttgctAATAATTTACCTTGTCTTGTCTCAGTTTGTTAAGTATTGCTAATGAATGGCCGACAATAAATCCTGTTTTGTCGCTTGTAACGTGCGATTTGTTAACGAACCGATTAAACGGCAAAAAGGGAAGTAATTGTGTCGAGACAAAGAAAAGCAAGGACGACATCTGCTTTAAAGCATTGAGGCATTAATGGATCTCTCCATTGGTTTTAGCGCCtcgagagataaaaaaataaaaaaggcaagaaagagagaaagacgacGAAGCAAAAGGATCGTTTGTTCCAGGGTCTCGTTaaacaatattgaaaatttttctctcgtttaCGAATCTCGCTCGCGTCGCTCGATAAATTTATCTAACATTTTGCACGTAACTTCAATGGACAtcgaaaatacatataaagatataatttagaCATCAGTCGAACATTATTGTTGTGttacagtaataaaaatttaaagaaaattaaattactagGAAAATTAGGAAATGGATAAACACAATAAGAGTATTAATAtactgaatatttttaaaaaaatttatttttgtttgctaGTTATGTCTCCATGGAGTACATTTGCCGtgagaaatatttcaagaagtcgattataaaattctttgttcGTGTTAATGGTTAGCTGCTCCTGAAAGCTATCAAAGCTTTGCCCTAGAGATGATTGTATTCCATGTATCATCCCCTCATTTTTCTTCTGGTCTCAAATGTCGGGGAATGACCTGGATTTTAACGTACTCCCTTTGAAGCGACACGGCTAAACGAATGTAATTTTCGATATGGCGTAGCTGCAATGTGCTCACTTCGATGATGATTTAGTCTATTTCcaacaatttaatatgtaCGTTGTTTTAATAGTACGAAATGAATGCGATATAGAGACGCAGAATTAAAGATACAAAATTTATCAGATttggtatttatataatagtattctCTTCTCTCTGTGTTGCATTAACGATATCTGTTACTGCCTTTAAAAACAATTGCAAAGATAATAACAGATTAATGTGGTTTTATAAATTCTGAATAATTGCAACTATCGCAAGATATGTacaattgattataattaattataattataaattagcatttttaaataaccaaAATATCCACTACAGTCATGCACTAACGATAGTAGTAAACGATGCATGGATGTTAAtgataattactaattttttattcaatagaTTCAgacaattgaaattaaaatcagaaaCCTTAGAAACATATAACTGTTTACGTATAAGCCTTTTTGAATTGAATACTAGAGCTTGTTCTGTTCGTTATTTCTACTCGAATTGCATTTTTCTGTTTGATAGACTGAATCTTTGACTCAATTAGAGAATCTGGGAGTTGCGCAGTTGTCCAGTCATGCATATTTCACCGATTGCTTTATCTGCTTTGTTCTACGGATATCGGATTATATACGATTATGGATTTGCGATGTAACAATTTCCTCGAAATCCGTTGAATATAGGCGCTTTCTCTACTGCGAATCGTTGAGAGCGCTTGGATGCGTTATCGCAATATCTTGCCAGCAGATTTGTCGAGAATTGCAAATGTACAATCTCTGATTAGCAAGTATTATAGCGATAGTTGTGAATAATCAATCAAAGGCatattctgaaatattttaggcgttatttatgattaacaaaatattatattgatttatcgATATTGTAGGTACGAAATATTTTAGGTACTGATAGAATCATTTGAAGAAGAAATGCAACTGTAGAGTTATGTATATGCACTTGCCATAAATGTTTGGAATATTCTTCCGAGAGATTGATAGCTTTACCTGccatttataaaagaattttagagAGAATTGAAAAGAAGAGTAGAAGACAAAAACTGTAACATCGcgataacgaaataaattggaCTGCGTAGATAAAAGAATTTGAGAAAGTggatataaacaattaaaaagaaataaaatataaacgattGTGAAATACATtaagaaaatgagaaataaaaagtatagaaCATATATTGATTTcgtaatttttcagtttttaatcttgtaattttatcataaaaagatttttcgcTCAGAAATTATgctttcataaaataatattaaaaattacaagattttatgtgtcgaaatttatttttctttagtaatgacgcttttaattttatattttttaatgattaattttgtaataataattttttattaagaaaaggGTTTGTCTCTTTAACGTTATATAACCAGGtggaaattttactttattataataatagcgTTGAGGTAATAGAAACATGTTTTATatccataat is from Temnothorax longispinosus isolate EJ_2023e chromosome 10, Tlon_JGU_v1, whole genome shotgun sequence and encodes:
- the LOC139821136 gene encoding LOW QUALITY PROTEIN: uncharacterized protein (The sequence of the model RefSeq protein was modified relative to this genomic sequence to represent the inferred CDS: deleted 1 base in 1 codon; substituted 1 base at 1 genomic stop codon); this translates as MLTKQLHQAESQMRKMQSVLTKAEEGLRTKDQEVGRLKRKIKEWETKYKSQELLRKKEQRNQASNSEYFYQRCLTLEHKISEMEKFLADYGLIWVGDPKNTTNVDGSNNYINACYEQLVANIDQLNLAAGKGEVHIHHNEKGGGATFKTPPCMTLKFYKNGMCVNGEPLRSYNDPSAISFIRDILDGYFPSELQQEYPDGVPFMIEDRRTELHVDDSACFPGQGYRLGKQTPVDNLLSTNLRRSNNVYQRSTRAIPSAKDNTSENIPFLSLPDRILSISLLDPKISESPSVDLFSLRSQILASHNNICSSSHLQSHINAELARSSRREKRELATKNMEYDMSEQSSKSRDTLRSASNSRTRHHSVSDRSSSRFFSINKIINIYLCTQVKFSXRSQIVENRLRLRSKSASSSGERLGISQSVLRSKTLSTAEINNINELKITNLTSEYFAMKHPRGSRSATCARKSTVRNISVKLTVRKLNRRYVKVRYIQNFYLKNQILLFQPPLLRQVNEAIGKSNELRLKVRSLTGSTIYLVHVLADESVAKLYELLDKAMQTSGHRGYKVVLSGYSPKRLLRVNTSLKESGINRDCVLHLVND